In Leptolyngbya sp. CCY15150, the DNA window CATGGTTAGGGCGATCGCCCGAGAATTCAATCCAAAATCTGCGTTCGTAAGGTGCGGAGAATGTCAGAATAGGAGACATAGGCCAGCTTTCGCTAGTCTACTTGTTCTTTGCTACTGATTGAGTAATCCCTATGCCTCCTCGTTGGCCCCGACAACCCGATCGCGCGGATCCTGCCTTTCGTAAGCTGGATGATCGCATGAACTTTGCCACCCATGTGGCCCTTTTTGCAGCGAGCAATTCGGGTGTTTGGTTTGTGCGCACGCTCCAGTTTCAAGACTGGGGCTGGACTGTTTGGCTAACCGGAGGTTGGCTGACCGTATTAGTGATCCATGGGCTATACATTTTTGCGATCGCTGATTACTCAGTCTCAACTGAAGCAACAAGCGGGAAGGGTTTTGCAAAGAAGTAGTACTCCTATCCCATTAGTCTTGCTGATTCTATAGTCCCATTCTTTACGGAGGTCACCCCATGACCCACCCAATCTCTAATGAAGCCATTGAAAAACTAGCAGCAGAAATTGGAGAACAGATCTATATCGATGTAGCTAAGTGGCATCTGTATTTACGAGATGCTAAGTTACATACAACCCTATCTGAACAACTTTATCCATTACTCGAATCAGATCCAATCGATTCATCGGCTGTTGAACAGATTTTGGCGAGTACTATGATCACCCTAGGAGAACAGCGGCAGGTGCCGTTATCTGACCTAGTACCAACCCGCATTCAAAGCCGCTTAGTGGACTTACTGGAAGACTATCAGCGCAAGCTGTAGGTTTTGGGCAACAGCTCGTGTTCAGACTTGTTCCATGAATTTGAAAGAAGGTTAGAACGAAATAGGGCGGGCCATGGCCCGCCCTATTCATTGAGTTAGATTATGAGCCGCCGTACCACTCTTGCCGCCACTGCTCCATCTGATCAATTTCTGCTTGCTGAGTCGTGAGAATTTCCTGCGCCATCTCCTGCACGCGAGGGCGATTGCTCTTTTCCAAGGCCTCTTGCGCCATCACCAACGCTCCCTCATGGTGAGGAATCATCGCGTCTAGGAACCGTAGATCAAACTCATCATCCGCTTCACCCAGATCGGCGACCATCATCATGGAACGTTCCATCTGTTTCGTCATCGCCATATCGTGGCCCATTTCTTCGTGCCACATCACGGCTTCCTCGTCCGCATCGGCATACCATCGTTCGCGCCAGCTACGAAGCTGACGCATTTCTTGCCGCTGGGTATCCAAAATGTTCTGAGCTAGGGCTTGAATTTCAGGACGTTCAGACTTTTCTAAGGCCTCCCGTGCCATCACCATGGCTCCCCGATGGTGAGGAATCATGCCGTCAATAAACCGCAGATCGAAGGTTCTATCTTTGGGGCCCAAGGTCATCGCATGAGCTGCACCATTGTCGGATTCTGGTTCAACAGCGCTATCAACAGCGCTATCGGCTGGTTGTCCCTCGCCAGATGGAGCACTGGCTTGATTGGCACAGCCAACGACAGCAACGCTAGCAACAAGGGCGATCGCTAGCAACGGCTTTTTTAGAGTAGACATGACAGTCATAGGGCAGTTTCTGAATCCGATAGGGTATGGGAGGGTTGAGCCACGAGAACATCTCATACCACAACCCTCCGCCTATCTTAGAACATCCATCATTCGTTGGGGAGGACGCGCTCAAAACCGCCTGCTAGACCGCGATTGGGCTGGCGTAACCGCACTTCCCATTCTAGTGGCCCAAGGGCGCAGGGGTTGGGGGCATCCCAGCACAGATCAACGCCTACATCAATGGGATGAACATAGGATATATCCTGCATTTGTGCCGTGGTCACCCTTGCGGAGGGGAGAAGGGGCGGTAGGAGTAGGTTTGGGTAGCCACGGACGGTGGTCACCGCTGCGATCGCTGCCACTAACCCCACAGATATCCATGGCCATTGTTTGCCTAGCTGTAGTCCTGGTCGGGGGAGGCGCTGCCAGCGGGGTTCAATCCAGGCGTGGCCGAGCCAAGCGATCGCCATGGCTGGAATCAGAATGAGGTAGCCCAGACCAAAGCGAATCAGGGGCGACAAGATGAGGGTGAAGGCGCTGCCCAATAGTCCTAAAGCACTCACCCAGATGGGCCCACGGATGACGGCGCGGTAGGGCGATCGCCACCAGCGATGGAGCAGTAACATGGTCGCCACCGTTGATAGAAGACCTAAGCCAAGGAGCAGCTTATTGGTGATGCCGAGGGAAATCCATTCCCGAAACACCCAGGGCAGCCAAGGTGTACCTTCGGGGGGTGAACCAAACCAAAGCTGCCAGCCATGGATCTGGGCGCGGGCTTCTTCGCCAGCATCTTGGGGGAGGCTCCAGGGCAAGTCGAGACACATGACGGAGGAGGGATAGAGAGGGCAGCCGGAGGTCAGCCAGCCAAAGATCGTCATCGGTAACAGAATGATGGTGACTAGCCCTAGTCCTACCAGGAGCGATCGCGGTTTTTGGTAGTGGCGTCCTACAAAAAACAGGCCGCCGATGGCTAGCAAGGGTAATCCGCTGAGCTTGACTGTGACGGCCACGGCACCTAGGCCAAGAATGACAAAGGCTAGGCCATCAGCGGTCATGGGATTCTGTTCGTCGCTGATTAGCAGGAAGCTCGATAGAAGAATGGCCAGCAGGATGATGGGGATATCAGGAGATGGCGATACGACAATCTCCATCATCAGAGACGAGCCAAAGAATAGGGCAATCAGCAGTCCTAAGCTACTGGCTCCAAACCAGTCTGGAATGGTTGCTTTTGAAGACACAATCCGCGTTAGAGCTGCCCAGCCCTGCAGCAGCAGCAGCCACAGCAAAAATCCATTGGCGATCGCTGTTCCCCGTCCATCCAGGATCACGGGGTTGAAGGGGGCTGCTAGGGCAAACCAAGACGAGGCAAAGCCAAAGCGATCGTGGATTAGGGCTACACCGACGACGGTGCCGTAGTCGGCCAGCCAGCGAATGGTGCCGTAGTGATATAGGCCTGTATCAATCCAGGTGACGGGCTGCACGGTGGCGGCGGCGGCGAGGAGGGCCAGGGCTCCCATCCCTAGACCTTGCCTCCAGCCGATGGCTTGCCTGAGAGTTTGTAGGTCATGGCGTACGGAGGTTTGTCTGAGGGCGATCGCCGCTAGACCGCCTCCCACCGCTAAACCGACTAGGGGCGACAGGGGCACCCATAGGCTAATGGAAAAGAGAGCGATCGCCACTCCCAATACCCCCAGCCAAGTGATCAATACCGCCTCGGGTTGAAAAGGGCACATTAACCGATGGGGATGGGGTACATCCTCGGGTACGCAGGCAAGACGAACGCCGGCCCGATGCGCTAACCCCAGACCAATGGGTAAACACAGCAGCAACAGCAGAGCCCACATCACCAAAAAGTAGAGCATACGTCACACCACAGAAGAGGACAGCAGAGCATGAACACGTCCAGATCGCCCGACTGCCTCTAGTGTGCCTCAGTTGAGAACGGCATTGGGCAGCGGTGCGGCTGGGATGACGGCCAGTTGGCTACTGTAGGCAGGCAACGTAAGGCGCAGTTCTCCTTGGGTGACAGCGAGAGAGGCGATCGCTTCGTCTTGCACCCGTTCGCTAAACTCCCAAAGCGTTCCCGTGCCATCGCTAACTAGGGCGGATAGATCGACGGCGAGGGTATGGGCTTGGGGCTGATCATTCACCAGCAGCAGATTCACTTGGTTTTGGTCGTCTCGGGTGGCGATCGCCATCACCGCGTCATCACTGATCCCGGCTAACAGCACCGGTCGCCCGCCCTGGAGGGCGCGAGTACCCATCCGCAAGGCATAGTAGCTCAGGCGGCGATGTCCTTCTGCATCAATTAACCCGGCAAAGTCTCCCCGCCCCCAGTCGTACAGAGAAAACAAGTGGCTGCCGTAGACGTAGGTGTCTCCCGGTTGCGACATGCGAATCATATTTTTGATCAGATTCAAGGAAAAGGAAAGATCATCGTAGCCGTCGGTATAGGTGCCCCATTCTCCCAGCCACAGGGGCGATCGCTCATGGATGGTTCCCTGCATCCAGCCGCGTACTTGACGCACATAGGCGGAAATATCCCAATCATAGTTATGAACATTGACCTGATCAAAGTACGTAGGAATGGCGTCTAATGTATCTGCGGGCCATAGACTATGTCCTATAGTTTTCGGTGCATGAATATGAAAGTCTCGTCCCGGTAGATAGGTTTGGTAAACATGGGCGATCGCATCGGCTCCTACGCGAGCCAGCTCAAAATAATCGGCTTGATTGCCCCCCCAACCCTGCTGGCGATTATCCGGCTCGTTGTGCAGTTCAAAGTCATCCACCTGATAATCATGACGCACATTCAGCCAGTAGACCGTAGCAAACACATGCTGCCACCATTCATTCCAATCTGCTTCTGTACGTGGTGGATTGAGTTGCAGTGCCCAGTCTGGATCCCAACCTGGATCGCTATTGCGCAGGGTGAGCACCGGACGAATATGGGCCTCTTTCAGGGTTGACAATAGCGTGCTGGCGCTGCCTTGCCACAGCTCGGCCGGATCACCTGAAAAGGCATAGTCGCTGCCGCCTTCTGGCTGGGTCATCACCCGATCCCACCAATCCCAGTTAACCACATCGGGGTTAGCCTTAATCTGAGCAATGGAGGGATAGCCATAGATGCCATCATCGTCCTCGGTTTCCCAGCGAGACATGCCCCCATAGATACGATAGGTGTTGAGCCCTAGGTCTTCTAGGTCAGATAGGTTAAAGTCTACATTTCCTTCACAGGCTCCGATATACTGGGTACTCGCACCTAGGGAGCGATCGTATAGTTTTAAGGTGGCGATCGCTGGGCTCGTTTGATCAGCAAGCGCTAGCTCCGTCATCCCGCCCGCTAGCATCAGTCCTAACCCTAGCAAAAATGGCAGGACACCCTTCACTAGGATTCGTCCTAGCAGTCTCCAGATAGATGGATGGCGGATAATCTGCGAGACGTTCATCATAGTGAGTCCATAGGCAACGGTTGATCGGATGACCAATGTAGAGGCGGATGGAGGAGGCCTTTTTGAGAAGGAGAAGACTG includes these proteins:
- a CDS encoding 2TM domain-containing protein, with the protein product MPPRWPRQPDRADPAFRKLDDRMNFATHVALFAASNSGVWFVRTLQFQDWGWTVWLTGGWLTVLVIHGLYIFAIADYSVSTEATSGKGFAKK
- a CDS encoding DUF3181 family protein, coding for MTHPISNEAIEKLAAEIGEQIYIDVAKWHLYLRDAKLHTTLSEQLYPLLESDPIDSSAVEQILASTMITLGEQRQVPLSDLVPTRIQSRLVDLLEDYQRKL
- a CDS encoding DUF305 domain-containing protein — its product is MSTLKKPLLAIALVASVAVVGCANQASAPSGEGQPADSAVDSAVEPESDNGAAHAMTLGPKDRTFDLRFIDGMIPHHRGAMVMAREALEKSERPEIQALAQNILDTQRQEMRQLRSWRERWYADADEEAVMWHEEMGHDMAMTKQMERSMMMVADLGEADDEFDLRFLDAMIPHHEGALVMAQEALEKSNRPRVQEMAQEILTTQQAEIDQMEQWRQEWYGGS